The Helicobacter canis genomic sequence CACGAAAGCGGATATAAAGTCGCCAAGGGTGGTAGCATTGTCGATATTGTCAAAGATGGCTGGAATGTGCCCAATCGTATCCCATACGCAAGTGAAATCATCGCCCAAGATAATGCACCCATTTGCCAAAAGATCTACTCTAAAGAAAAAGGTGTAGTCAAATACTACCTACTACAAGGTGATCATTTAGAGCGTATGCACGACTTCAAAAAAGGCGACATCATTGAAGAAAAAGGTATTTTTGCCGTAATTGCAGACCAATACGATAGGGAGGCGACTCGACACTATATTGCTAGGAATTCTAAGATTTTAGTCGATGATAATAGTCAGGTCGATACAAATACACTTATCGCAGAGCCTGCAAAAGATACAAACAATCTCATTGCCACTTGGGATTCTTACAATACAATTACCATCAGCGATATTGATGGGGTTGTGTCGTTTGAAGACATTGTGCTAGGACTCACAGCGACAGAGCAAGAAGACAAAACTGATGGCAAGAAAAAACTCAAAATCAACGACTATATACCATCAGGCTTTAAGCCAAGTTTGATTATCAAAAGCGGCAAGGATGTTAGACGCTATGCCCTTGAGCCTAACACAACCATCGCGCCAGAAGTTGTTGAAGGTGTTAAAGTAGCCAAAGCCGATGAATTAGCCAAAACCCCAAAAGCTGTAGCAAAATCAAGAGATATTACAGGGGGTCTTCCTCGCGTATCAGAGCTATTTGAAGCTCGCAAGCCGAAAGATTCCGCCATATTGTCCGATATTGATGGGGTCGTTAGCTTTGGAAAATCCATACGCAATAAAGAGCGTATTATAATCACTGCGCAAGATGGGAGAGTGAGCGAATATCTTGTAGATAAGGGCAAGGGTATCCTTGTGCATAAAGATGAGTTTGTCCATGCTGGAGAGGCTTTAACCGATGGAATCACATCAAGCCACGATATTTTGCGCATTGGTGGCGAGAAAGAATTGCTACATTTTATTGTCAATGAAGTGCAGCAAGTCTATCGCGGTCAAGGGGTAAATATTGCGGATAAACATATTGAGGTTATTGTCTCACAAATGTTGCGCCAAGTGCGAATCATCGATCCCGGAAATACTCGCTTTATTGAAAATGATCTTGTCAGCAAGCGACACTTTAAGGAGGAAAATGAGCGCATTATGAGACTTGGTGGAGAGCCAGCTATTGCAGAGCTTGTGTTGCTGGGTATTACACGCGCTGCAATTAGTAGTGATTCGATCATTTCGGCAGCTTCATTCCAAGAAACGACAAAAGTTCTAACAGAAGCCAGTATTGCAGCCAAAAAGGATTTTCTAGAAGATTTAAAAGAAAATGTTGTCCTAGGGAGAATGATTCCAGTCGGGACAGGGCTATACAAAGACAGAAATTTTGTTGTCAAAACTAAGGACTTAGATTCCTAGAATCTAAGAGAAATAAAAGATTAAATAGTGTAGAATCGCGCGTTTAATCTCAATCCCAAATTAAGGAAATACATTGCCAACCATCAATCAACTTGTTCGCAAAGAGCGAAAAAAGGTCATCAAGAAAACCAAGTCCCCAGCCTTGCTGGAATGCCCACAAAGAAGGGGTGTATGCACAAGAGTTTATACAACAACTCCCAAAAAGCCAAACTCTGCCTTGCGCAAGGTAGCCAAAGTGCGTTTAACTAGCAGGTTTGAGGTCATTAGCTATATCCCAGGTGAAGGGCACAACTTACAGGAACACTCTATTGTCCTTGTGCGAGGTGGAAGGGTAAGAGACTTACCGGGTGTTAAGTATCATATTGTCCGCGGTGCGCTTGATACAGCTGGAGTTGCCAAAAGAAGCGTATCTCGCAGTAAATATGGTGCTAAAAAAGCAAAAGCCAGTGGCGATAAGAAATAAAGGATAAATAATGAGAAGAAGAAGAGCTCCTAGTAGAGAGATTTTAGGCGATCCAATATATGACAACAAAGTTGTTACAAAATTCATCAACAAAATGATGTATGATGGCAAAAAAAGCATTGCAGAAAAAATCATCTATGCGGCATTTGCAAAAATAGAAGAAAAAAGCGGTGAAAAAGGTATTGAGGTATTTGAAAAGGCTTTAGATCGTGTCAAACCGTTGGTCGAAGTGCGCTCTCGTCGTGTTGGCGGAGCGACTTATCAAGTCCCAGTAGAAGTTCGACCGGTTCGCCAGCAGTCTCTATGTATTCGCTGGATTCTTGAAGCTACAAGAAAGCGCAATGAGCGCACAATGGTTGAGCGATTGGCAAATGAGCTAATGGATGCAGCTAGCGATAAAGGGGCGGCATTTAAAAAGAAAGAAGATGTGCATAAAATGGCAGAAGCCAATAAAGCATTTGCACATTATCGTTGGTAGTCAAGGGGATTGTTATGGCAAGAAAAACTCCTTTAGAAAAGATTCGAAACATTGGGATTGCTGCCCATATTGATGCTGGTAAAACAACAACATCAGAGAGAATTTTATTTTATACAGGCGTAAGCCACAAAATCGGTGAAGTGCATGATGGTGCTGCCACGATGGATTGGATGGAGCAAGAAAAAGAGCGCGGAATCACAATCACTTCTGCTGCGACAACTTGCTTTTGGAAAGATCATCAAATAAATCTTATCGACACCCCCGGACATGTGGATTTTACCATTGAGGTAGAGAGGTCTATGCGCGTGCTTGATGGAGCTGTGGCTGTATTTTGCTCTGTGGGTGGTGTGCAACCACAGAGCGAAACAGTATGGCGACAAGCAAATAAATATGGTGTCCCACGCCTTGTGTTTGTCAATAAAATGGACCGCATCGGGGCAAATTTCTACAATGTAGAAAATCAAATCAAAGAACGCTTAAAAGCCAATCCCATCCCAATCAATATTCCCATTGGGGCTGAAGATAATTTCAAGGGTGTTGTTGATTTGATTCAGATGAAAGCTATCGTATGGAATGATGAAACTATGGGGGCGCAATACGATATAGAAGAGATTCCTGCTGATTTACGGGAAAAAGCAGCCGCCTATCGAGAAAAGCTTATAGAAGCAGCCGCGGAACAAGATGAAGCACTAATGGAAAAATATCTTGGCGGAGAAGAGCTTAGTATAGAAGAAATAAAGCAAGGTATCAAACTTGGCTGCCATAATATGAGCCTAATCCCTATGCTATGTGGTTCAAGCTTTAAGAATAAAGGTGTCCAAACACTGCTTGATGCTGTTGTAGATATCTTGCCCGCGCCAACAGAAGTAACCAATATCAAAGGCATAGATCCAAAAAATGAAGAAGAAATCTTTGTAGAATCCAGCGATAAAGGCGAATTCGCTGGGCTTGCTTTCAAAATTATGACAGATCCATTTGTTGGGCAACTTACATTTGTGCGTGTCTATCGGGGTATGCTTGAGTCTGGTAGCTATGTGCTAAACTCCACAAAGGGCAAGAAAGAGCGCGTGGGGCGACTGCTCAAAATGCACTCAAACAAGCGAGAAGATATTAAAGAAGTATATGCGGGTGAGATTTGTGCCTTTGTGGGACTCAAAGAGACACTCACAGGCGATACACTCTGCGATGAAAAACGCCCTGTCATACTCGAGCGTATGGAGTTCCCAGAGCCTGTTATACATATCGCCGTTGAGCCAAAAACAAAAGCCGATCAAGAAAAAATGGCAGTGGCACTCGGCAAGCTCGCAGAAGAAGATCCAAGCTTCCGTGTCAGCACACAAGAGGAGACAGGACAAACACTTATTGGTGGTATGGGCGAGCTACACCTAGAAATCATTGTCGATCGCTTGAAAAGAGAGTTTAAAGTCGAAGCAACTATTGGTCAGCCACAAGTAGCCTATCGAGAGACAATACGAGGTAGTGTAACACAGGAATGCAAGTATGCCAAACAATCCGGTGGGCGCGGACAATATGGACATGTCCATATCAAACTTGAGCCAAAAGAAGCTGGAACCGGCTATGAATTTATCAATGAAATTAGCGGTGGTGTAATCCCCAAGGAATATATCCCAGCAGTTGATAAAGGGATCCAAGAAGCTATGCAAAATGGCGTGTTAGCTGGCTATCCGGTGGTAGATTGTAAAGTTACTCTCTATGATGGAAGCTACCACGATGTGGATTCTAGTGAAATGGCGTTTAAAATAGCTGGCTCTATGGCGTTTAAAGATGCGTGTCGCAAGGCTAGCGCGGTCCTACTAGAGCCACTAATGAAAGTAGAAGTAGAAGTGCCAGAAGAGTATATGGGCGATGTTATTGGCGACCTTAATCGCAGGCGCGGTCAAATCAACTCTATGGATGATCGAATGGGGCTGAAAATTGTCAATGCCTTTGTTCCACTTGCAGAAATGTTTGGCTATTCTACAGATTTGCGGTCAGCTACACAGGGGCGAGGCACATACACGATGGAATTTGACCACTATGGCGAAGTCCCAAGCAATACAGCAAAAGATATTATCGATAAGCGCAATGGCTAAATTCTAGCTATGGGACACTGCGATGCCTTAGATAGCATTTTTTATACAAGCACACAGAGTCCTATCTTCTCTCATTTTCCCATTGATTTTGTCCAAACTTGCGCCCTTGGTGGCGTAAGCCAAGCACCTTTCACAGGCTGCAATCTCGCTTATCACACGGGCGATTTAGCCGAGTCTGTTACCGCCAATCGCAAACACATTCTACGATATTTTGGTGAGAACAAGCAGCTTTTATGGTGTGATCAAATCCACTCCGCACACATTGCCGATGCAACAGACCCAAACATAATCCACTCCCTTGCCGCTGGCACAATCCAAGCCGATGGGATTATTTGTGCTAGTCCATCGCATATCGCACTCATTATGGTCGCGGATTGCAACCCCATTATAATCTACAGCCCACAGGACAATATCTTCGCACTTTTGCACGCTGGACGCGCCGGGGTATGCGGCCAGATACTCACAAAAGGGGTAGAAGCATTAGCGCAAAAGGGAGTAGATTCGCGCGATATGTATGTATTTATCGGCTCATCTATACGAGTCTGTTGCTATGAAATCAGCCCATCGCTAGCTAGGCAAATCGCAAGCGCATTTGGTGAAAAATACATACACACACGCAATGGATCTACCACCTTAGATCTCGTTGCAATGTTACAAGATGAGTGCAATGCCCTAGGGATAGACAAAAAGCACCTTGAGATTTTAGATTCTTGCACAATGTGTGATGAGCGGCTATTCTCCTATCGCAGAGCAAGCAAAGCTCAAGCACAAACAGGACGCTTTGGGATTTTAGCAAGCCTACGCCACTAGCCAGATGCTCTTATATTTTTCCCACACCTATATCTTGGAGATTTTGTATATAGCCCACAATATCAAGTCTGCCAAAGTTATCAATATCAATTTCAATATAATTGCCATCTTTAATAAGACCCTCATTGTATCTCTTGCTTAAAAAGTCTATGACCTGATTGCTAGAGCCACGCAAATGCAGGTTTAAATCGCGCAAAGATTCTATATATCTACCATAAATTAGCACATCTATAAGGCTAAATATAGAATCCTTTTTCTTTTCTATTAACTCATTTTTTTCGTAACCACTATATACGATAATGCCTAAATCTATCGTTTTTATCAAAGACACAAGTTTATATAACTCATCATATTGATAGAAAGGTTCACCCCCTAGAATTGTAACGGCTTGTATCGGCAGTGTTGTAGAATCTTTTTGCGCTTTAATGCGATGAAAGATAGATTCTATATCCATAGCAAAGCCGCCTTTACTATCCCAAGTGTGTGTATTCCAGCAACCTTTGCAGCGGATCGGGCAGCCTTGTGTCCATATCACAAAACTTGGCTCAAAGCCATAGATATGTGAGTGTTCCTTTAGACTTGAGAGCTGCATATTTGCCCTATGCATACCGCACACATACAAGCTGGATTTTATCGCCTTTTTTTATTTCCTTGACTTTGTAGCCCTGCTTCTTGGCTTTTTCAATGATTTGGGCTTTTTGCGCTTCTTTAAAGGCTTCTAGTCTTTCTCTTTCTTTCCTTGCTTCTTCCTCCAACCTCTCTTTTTCTAATCTCTCTAACTTTGTTTTATAGATTCTTAAATATGCTGTATTTACAGATTCTACAAAACTTCTTTCATCTATATGATCGCTGTAATAATTCACACTAAAATGCGTGTCTCTTTGCGTGTATGTTATGCCATAGCCTATTTGTGCAATGATTTGATTGCCTTGGTCTCTATATTGACAACTACTCGCTTTCAATGCTTCTATCAAACACTCTCTATCAATAATTGGTATCCTTGTGGTAACTCTTCTGCTCATTTTTTGCTCCTTAATGTAACTTGCTGTGTTTGTGAAACTTTTTGATAATATTCATCTGTCTTTTTATCACTCTTTATATCCATATCTTCGTTTAGTAGGGCTTCTATCTCGCCCATACACGCTTCACCCTTTATGCCCTCACTCTTTAACTCTAGGCTGCCATCTTCATTGATTGTTATGATGATTTTCTCTTCTTTCATATTTATCCTTTCTGTTGTGATGAGTCTTGTTGTCTTATGCTGAGTTTTGCTTTAAGCCTTTGTGCCTCTTGTTTTGCCATCTCTACTTCACTCCAAAGGCTAATCTCTAAAAGCCGCTCATTTTTATCATTTTTATCCTCCTTTAATACACCTGTGTTTGGGCAATCTTCTTTTGGTATAGGTATGTTTATTTCACGCTTTGCTGTGCTTTTCTTGTCATACATGTAGTTCAAAGATGATTCAGATTCTTTAGAATCTTTTTTATTGTAGTGAAACTTTTCGTATTTAGTCTCTAAGTCATTATTTAAACTCTTAAGTTTATCTTCATCTTTTTGCAGTTTTTCTTTTTCTGTTTTTATATGCTTGTCTAGAGCTTCTTTGTTTTTCTTTTCTGTATCATAGGCGTTGTTTCTAGAATTTAGGGTTTGCGTGGTTTGACTTAGTTTAGATTCTATATCTGTATTTTTATCTTTAGAATCTTGTGGCGTGTTTAGCTGGCTTTGTAGATTATCGCACTCCTTGTGCAGATTCTGTATGTCTTCTTGCATAGAATCTAGATTTGCTTCTTTATCCTTATATTCTTTTTCTTTTTTGATTAGCTCTTTTCGCTTCGCTTCGCAATCTTGTTGCAATTTCTTTATCTCTTCTTCTAGCTCGTTTTTTCTTGTCTGCCATTTATTATGTTCTTGTGCCTCATCAAGCTTTAAGTCTATCTCGCCACTATTTTCACTAATGGTGTTTGCATACTCTTGCAAGTCTTTTATATAGCTTTGTGTAGAATCTATATTAAGAGTTTCAAGAGTAGCTTTATCTTTTATCTCATTTAGCTTTGTGGCTATGTCTTTTAGATTTGTATTTTTGCCTAAGAAAAATTGCTTAAACGATTTCTTGACACCCTCTAACAATGCCCCAAAGCCTTCAAGCTCTTTTTGCTTTTCTTGTGTTTTTTCTATATCCCTTAATGCTTCATTTATCGCATTATGCAAGGCTTTATGTGTATTATCCCATTCATTGTATAAATTTGCTTTTGTAAAATGTGCTGGTGTGTAAAAGGGAATAACATCAAAGCTATATGAAACCCTACAAATATGTGGATATTTATCCTGCCATATTTGTGTGTAGTCTAGGTCTTGTCTCTCAAGCTCATCTTTATCCAAAAATTTCTCACATTGTATAGAATCTGTGTGGGTTATGCTTTGTTCTACCTTTGCAGTTGTGCCATCTAAATAATGCAGCGTTTTATCTATGAGTTCATTTAGTGCTACTTCGTGTTTAAAAGTCTTTGTGATGACAATGGATTCTCTTAGCCTTTTAAACATTGCATTTTGCGTGTCATTAAGGCTTAAGCGATACAACAATGCATTGTTATCACTTAGAAAAATATCTGTATCTATGCTATCAAAGCCGATATTTGTAATGACAAAGTTGCTTGTGGTGCTGTTTTCTAAAATTTCATCACTCAAAATTTTAGAGTCTTGTAAGAGAAAATTACACGCTTTAAAATCTTGCAATAAATCTATAAGTGGTGAATTTTCTTGTAGTTGTATGAGAGCATTGCTTTTTCTTTGTGATATAGAATCTGTTATAAACTCTATATCAAAGCCATTTTGAAAAGGGGATATAAAGTCTTTTTGATTTATTTCTTTTATTTCTTTTTCCTGCCCTGCGATATATTCTTTTTTTGCGCCTTTCCAAAAGCAAGTGATGAAGTAATGCCAAAAATCATTGCACTGATTAGAATCTAGCTCTAAAAAAAGCTGATTAGATTCTATATCAAAATCTTTTGTGCTAAAAAAGCCTTGAATGTTTTTGTCTTTTTGTATTAACACAAAGCTTCCTGCAAGGTTTTCTCCTACACGCACAAGGCTATGGTGTGAAATCTCTTGTAGTGTGTTTTGATTTTTTGTATAGATATAGATTCTATTGTTGTCTGCAATTTTTGACACAAGCCTTAGAATCTCAGGGTCTAAAAATGGCGTGTAAAGGCATATTATAGAATCTTGTGCGATTTGCAAAGCCTCTAGCATAGAATCCTTTATTGCCCGCGTAGTTTTTAGAAACTGCGTTGTCTCTTGGGTGTTTGCAACTTCTAAACTTTGAGATGTTTCATTGCGTTCAATATGATAACTATTAGAATCTACCCATACATTTTCTATAACACTATTCCCATAATCTTTTGTGATTTTTTTAGACACGATGTTTATCATTATTGTTCTCCCATAAAGTCTTGTATAATCTCTTTTAATTTGTTATCAAATATAGAAAAATTACCTATATTGCTAATAACACAACCCTCTGCCCTCCCTTTT encodes the following:
- a CDS encoding 4Fe-4S single cluster domain-containing protein — translated: MQLSSLKEHSHIYGFEPSFVIWTQGCPIRCKGCWNTHTWDSKGGFAMDIESIFHRIKAQKDSTTLPIQAVTILGGEPFYQYDELYKLVSLIKTIDLGIIVYSGYEKNELIEKKKDSIFSLIDVLIYGRYIESLRDLNLHLRGSSNQVIDFLSKRYNEGLIKDGNYIEIDIDNFGRLDIVGYIQNLQDIGVGKI
- a CDS encoding DUF2997 domain-containing protein; translated protein: MKEEKIIITINEDGSLELKSEGIKGEACMGEIEALLNEDMDIKSDKKTDEYYQKVSQTQQVTLRSKK
- the fusA gene encoding elongation factor G → MARKTPLEKIRNIGIAAHIDAGKTTTSERILFYTGVSHKIGEVHDGAATMDWMEQEKERGITITSAATTCFWKDHQINLIDTPGHVDFTIEVERSMRVLDGAVAVFCSVGGVQPQSETVWRQANKYGVPRLVFVNKMDRIGANFYNVENQIKERLKANPIPINIPIGAEDNFKGVVDLIQMKAIVWNDETMGAQYDIEEIPADLREKAAAYREKLIEAAAEQDEALMEKYLGGEELSIEEIKQGIKLGCHNMSLIPMLCGSSFKNKGVQTLLDAVVDILPAPTEVTNIKGIDPKNEEEIFVESSDKGEFAGLAFKIMTDPFVGQLTFVRVYRGMLESGSYVLNSTKGKKERVGRLLKMHSNKREDIKEVYAGEICAFVGLKETLTGDTLCDEKRPVILERMEFPEPVIHIAVEPKTKADQEKMAVALGKLAEEDPSFRVSTQEETGQTLIGGMGELHLEIIVDRLKREFKVEATIGQPQVAYRETIRGSVTQECKYAKQSGGRGQYGHVHIKLEPKEAGTGYEFINEISGGVIPKEYIPAVDKGIQEAMQNGVLAGYPVVDCKVTLYDGSYHDVDSSEMAFKIAGSMAFKDACRKASAVLLEPLMKVEVEVPEEYMGDVIGDLNRRRGQINSMDDRMGLKIVNAFVPLAEMFGYSTDLRSATQGRGTYTMEFDHYGEVPSNTAKDIIDKRNG
- the rpsL gene encoding 30S ribosomal protein S12, producing the protein MPTINQLVRKERKKVIKKTKSPALLECPQRRGVCTRVYTTTPKKPNSALRKVAKVRLTSRFEVISYIPGEGHNLQEHSIVLVRGGRVRDLPGVKYHIVRGALDTAGVAKRSVSRSKYGAKKAKASGDKK
- a CDS encoding polyphenol oxidase family protein; amino-acid sequence: MGHCDALDSIFYTSTQSPIFSHFPIDFVQTCALGGVSQAPFTGCNLAYHTGDLAESVTANRKHILRYFGENKQLLWCDQIHSAHIADATDPNIIHSLAAGTIQADGIICASPSHIALIMVADCNPIIIYSPQDNIFALLHAGRAGVCGQILTKGVEALAQKGVDSRDMYVFIGSSIRVCCYEISPSLARQIASAFGEKYIHTRNGSTTLDLVAMLQDECNALGIDKKHLEILDSCTMCDERLFSYRRASKAQAQTGRFGILASLRH
- the rpsG gene encoding 30S ribosomal protein S7, with product MRRRRAPSREILGDPIYDNKVVTKFINKMMYDGKKSIAEKIIYAAFAKIEEKSGEKGIEVFEKALDRVKPLVEVRSRRVGGATYQVPVEVRPVRQQSLCIRWILEATRKRNERTMVERLANELMDAASDKGAAFKKKEDVHKMAEANKAFAHYRW